From Alligator mississippiensis isolate rAllMis1 chromosome 9, rAllMis1, whole genome shotgun sequence, one genomic window encodes:
- the LOC102563697 gene encoding neuropeptide Y receptor type 2 codes for MGPVEEPNSTLIMEQLVLEEQLVLDQSNSLVTPSPGLYGSGNVMMDSTKIVGVQVILIAAYSLIILLGFIGNSLVIYMIVKYKTMRTVTNFFIANLALADLMVDTLCLPFTLVYTLLDEWKFGAILCHLVPYAQALSVHVSTLTLTVIALDRYRCIVFHLDSRISKKLSFTIIAITWLAAAILAGPLAIFREYRYEEIPSINLKIAVCSEKWPSGNNRDATIYSLSMLLLQYVLPLSIICYAYIRIWFKLKSHISPTSRSESQCRRKKTTKMLVMVVVVFAVCWLPFHIFQLAIDLDLVLIFHEYKLLYTVFHVVAMCSTFVNPLLYGWMNKNYRNGFLMFFSCQNKPESFYTDGSLRGRSFTFRVTTLNGSLKNSAGNGKLPTEV; via the coding sequence ATGGGGCCCGTGGAGGAACCCAACAGCACCCTCATCATGGAGCAACTCGTCCTGGAGGAGCAGCTCGTCCTGGACCAGTCCAACAGCCTGGTCACTCCGAGCCCGGGTCTCTACGGGTCCGGCAACGTCATGATGGACAGCACCAAGATCGTGGGAGTCCAGGTGATACTGATTGCTGCCTATTCTTTAATCATCCTGCTGGGGTTCATTGGCAACTCCCTAGTCATCTACATGATCGTGAAATACAAAACCATGAGGACCGTGACCAACTTCTTCATAGCCAACTTGGCCCTGGCTGACCTCATGGTGGACACCCTCTGCCTGCCTTTCACCCTGGTTTACACCCTGTTGGATGAGTGGAAGTTCGGGGCAATTCTTTGTCACTTAGTCCCTTATGCTCAAGCGCTGAGTGTGCACGTGTCCACTCTCACCTTGACCGTGATTGCTCTGGACAGGTACAGATGCATTGTTTTCCACCTGGACAGCCGCATCTCCAAGAAGCTCAGTTTCACGATCATAGCCATCACGTGGCTCgcggctgccatcttggctggcCCGCTGGCCATCTTCAGAGAGTACCGGTACGAGGAAATCCCATCCATCAACCTCAAAATAGCCGTCTGCTCTGAAAAGTGGCCTTCTGGGAATAACAGAGACGCTACCATTTACAGCCTTTCCATGCTCCTCCTGCAGTACGTCCTCCCACTCAGCATCATCTGCTATGCCTACATCAGGATATGGTTCAAGCTGAAAAGCCATATCAGCCCCACCTCCAGGAGCGAAAGCCAGTGCCGGAGGAAGAAGACGACCAAAATGCTCGTCATGGTGGTCGTGGTGTTTGcagtctgctggcttcccttccACATATTCCAGCTTGCCATTGACTTGGATCTGGTTCTCATCTTCCACGAGTACAAACTCCTGTACACCGTGTTCCACGTGGTGGCCATGTGCTCCACCTTCGTCAACCCCCTGCTCTACGGCTGGATGAACAAGAACTACCGGAACGGGTTCCTCATGTTCTTCAGCTGCCAGAACAAGCCCGAGAGCTTCTACACGGACGGTTCGCTCAGGGGACGGTCTTTCACTTTCAGGGTGACCACACTCAACGGGAGCCTCAAAAACTCTGCGGGCAACGGGAAGCTGCCGACAGAGGTGTAG